The nucleotide window CACTTTCTAGCTCTTTTTCACTTTTTCCAACAAATGAAATATCTGGATTTGTGTAAATTGCAAACGGAATATTGGATTTTACAAATTTTTCATTAGATTTTTGGTGCAAAATATGTTTTGCAACAACATCTCCATGTTTATATGCGCTTGTTGATAACATCATAATTGCGTTTAAATCGCCAATTGCATAAATATTTTCTTCAGAGGTTTGGAAAAATTCGTTTACTTTTAAAACACCATTGTCATATTTTTCTAGATTTAACTCAGAAAATGAATCATTATTAACAGTTCTACCAACTGCAAGTAAAATATTTCCGGTTTTATGTTTAGAAATATTTTCGCCTTGTTGAATAAGCAGACCATCAGTTTCGTATTTTAAAACTTTTGCATTTGTTATGACATTTATTTTATCTCTTTGGATAATTGAATTGACAGCATCTCTTATTGATTCGTCAAAATTACCAAATAATTGATTATTTGATTCAATTATAGTTATTTTTTTGTCAAAGTTGGCATAAAAACTAGCAAACTCAAGGGCAATAACTCCCCCACCAATTATTGTTAATTCATCAAAATCGTGATAATCTAAAATTAAATCATCAGAAGTATAAACATTTGCGTTTTCAATGCCTTCAATTTGTATTTTTCTTGGCCTACTTCCGGTTGCAAGAACTATTTTATCGGCATAAATTTCGTTGTTTTCAGCTTTAATTATGTTTTTAGAAACTAATTTTGCTTCTTGGTTAAAAACAGAAACGCCTGCACCATCTAGGGTACCTTTGATTGCTTGTTGCAATTTTTTACTATTATTACGGGCATTTTCAAAGATTTTTTCTAAATTAAATGTGTGACTAGATTCAAAACCGTATTTGTCAGAATTGGACATTAATTGTCTTATTTTTGCAGACTTTAAAATTGTTTTAGTTGGAATGCAGCCTCTATTTACACAAGTTCCGCCTAAGACATTTGATTCAAAAAGTGCGACATTTTTACCGTTATTAGCTAAAATAGCAGCCAAAGAGTATCCGCCTGGACCGCCACCAATTACTGCAACATCAAATTTTTTCATATGTTACTCCTTTTTTGAAGTTAAAATTAATAAATTATGAACAGCAAGCTTTTTAAATAATTTTAAAAAAGAATGCTTGCTTAGTTAAATATTTTACAGCAAAATTGTAAAATATTTAATTTATTAAAATTAAAATCTATTTTTAATAAATTTTAATAATTTTTTTTAGTAATTTTAGCACCAAAAAACGCTTGTTTAGCAATAGTTGCCAAATTAATTATTTAAGAGAAAAATTATACAAACTTAAATTTTTAATAGCCAAATTTCTTAATCATTTTAGGATCATTAAACCATTTTTTAGCAACAGCTACTC belongs to Mesomycoplasma ovipneumoniae and includes:
- a CDS encoding dihydrolipoyl dehydrogenase encodes the protein MKKFDVAVIGGGPGGYSLAAILANNGKNVALFESNVLGGTCVNRGCIPTKTILKSAKIRQLMSNSDKYGFESSHTFNLEKIFENARNNSKKLQQAIKGTLDGAGVSVFNQEAKLVSKNIIKAENNEIYADKIVLATGSRPRKIQIEGIENANVYTSDDLILDYHDFDELTIIGGGVIALEFASFYANFDKKITIIESNNQLFGNFDESIRDAVNSIIQRDKINVITNAKVLKYETDGLLIQQGENISKHKTGNILLAVGRTVNNDSFSELNLEKYDNGVLKVNEFFQTSEENIYAIGDLNAIMMLSTSAYKHGDVVAKHILHQKSNEKFVKSNIPFAIYTNPDISFVGKSEKELESAKIEFESAQVFARNLPRAHANLDFEIGFVKINYEKNTYKILSATIFLEDSSTLINQIALAISKNMTILDLQNSAFTHPTLAESVYYISRNIAFSKKS